The stretch of DNA AGTGTCAGAGCAAGTAGGTCATGCTTGGGATCTACCAGACAACACATTTGGAGCTGCATATGCTAAATTCATGGGATCTAGAAACTTCTCTCCAGATGATCGTCCTCCCGTAAGATTCATGGAGACGGATGAATTGGCTTACGTAGCGACACGGGCGCGAGAAGTTCATGACTTATGGCACACTCTGTTTGGCCTTCCTACGAATCTTATCGGAGAGTCTGCTTTGAAAGTTATAGAGTTTGAGCAGATTTATCTACCGATGTGTATGCTTTCTGTGATTGGAGGCACTGTGAGGTTTAACGAGAAGCAGAGATCAATGTTCTTGAAACATTACTTTCCTTGGGCTGTTCGAGCTGGAAGACAATGCACTGACCTCATGTCTGTGTACTATGAGCGTCACTTTAGTGAAGACTTGGAACAAGTTCGAAGAAAATGGGGA from Camelina sativa cultivar DH55 chromosome 9, Cs, whole genome shotgun sequence encodes:
- the LOC104710282 gene encoding ubiquinone biosynthesis protein COQ4 homolog, mitochondrial, which codes for MIIERARVPLRLWQQAAVAMGSAIGALVDPRRADLIAALGETTGKPAFEMVLERMKKSEEGRAILLERPRVVSEQVGHAWDLPDNTFGAAYAKFMGSRNFSPDDRPPVRFMETDELAYVATRAREVHDLWHTLFGLPTNLIGESALKVIEFEQIYLPMCMLSVIGGTVRFNEKQRSMFLKHYFPWAVRAGRQCTDLMSVYYERHFSEDLEQVRRKWGIIPAPQHPK